From Flavobacteriales bacterium, the proteins below share one genomic window:
- a CDS encoding TetR/AcrR family transcriptional regulator — MKGLSRKEQIKWAAASMFRKRGFKATSMRDIAAGMGMEAPSLYNHISSKQEILSELLMTIAHHYTDGMEEIKHAPLTASEKLERLIKLHVDIAVDHTDAVSLLINEWVHLEGPIADEFNALKDGYEKDFKGILAQSLKERKVPEVDVDLALFSILSTLRWLYSWYSRNPGINRIELEQQMVRLLVPR; from the coding sequence ATGAAAGGACTCAGTCGAAAGGAACAGATCAAATGGGCTGCGGCCTCTATGTTCCGCAAACGTGGATTCAAAGCCACTTCCATGCGCGATATAGCCGCTGGCATGGGCATGGAAGCTCCTAGTTTGTACAATCACATATCCAGCAAACAGGAGATCCTCTCCGAATTACTGATGACCATTGCACATCACTACACCGATGGCATGGAAGAGATCAAACATGCACCCTTGACGGCCAGTGAGAAACTCGAAAGACTCATCAAGCTCCATGTGGACATCGCTGTAGACCATACCGATGCTGTCTCCCTTCTCATCAATGAATGGGTACATCTGGAAGGTCCTATAGCCGATGAATTCAATGCATTGAAAGACGGCTATGAAAAGGACTTTAAAGGAATCTTGGCCCAAAGCCTAAAAGAAAGAAAAGTGCCAGAGGTCGATGTCGACCTGGCACTTTTCTCGATTCTTTCTACCCTCCGTTGGCTTTACTCGTGGTACAGTCGTAATCCGGGGATCAACCGTATCGAGCTCGAACAACAGATGGTCAGACTCCTCGTTCCGAGGTAA
- a CDS encoding BspA family leucine-rich repeat surface protein has product MSLGGLSAQLDDFVTTWTTTNEGASDDQSITIPTHFAQDYNYHVDWNNDGIYDEIGVTGDVTHDFGAPGTYTIRIGGDFPTIYFDGAYIGHSGDEKKLVSIDQWGSNVWTTFESAFKGCENMNITATDAPDLSMVFDMSYMFENCTSLDCNLNAWDVSTVYDMTGMFQEASAFNSDLDQWDVSGVHHMAYMFASADAFNGDISTWDVSSLQDAEGMFMVAASFNNDISAWNTASLTDVRFMFQGAEMFEQNIGDWDVSNVQDFTAMFSGAVEFDSPLYYWDMSSAQVLTSMFSGASNFNRNITGWDVSNVTHMDNMFTAATAFNQDISSWDVSSVVTFNGTFMSAELFDQNLGAWDVVSATDMEDMFHLAGVGTWAYDHILMEWSGKALQSGVTFNAGNSIYCVGEDARQNIIDMHGWTITDGGPDPDVDCVTSVDELMTIDARIFPSPAIDHINIQIDEAITGPMTVRLIDAIGKEILTSTVNGPQTRMDLVRVPEGFYSLVISGEDQVYHQQVFIGQ; this is encoded by the coding sequence ATGAGCCTTGGTGGCCTAAGTGCTCAATTGGACGACTTTGTTACTACGTGGACCACCACAAACGAAGGAGCGTCAGATGACCAGAGTATCACTATTCCTACGCATTTTGCACAGGACTACAACTATCATGTCGACTGGAACAACGATGGCATCTATGATGAGATCGGTGTTACTGGTGATGTGACCCATGATTTCGGTGCCCCAGGTACCTATACTATCCGTATTGGAGGAGATTTCCCAACTATCTATTTCGATGGAGCCTATATCGGCCACAGTGGGGATGAGAAGAAGTTGGTTTCTATCGATCAATGGGGATCGAATGTCTGGACGACTTTCGAATCGGCATTCAAAGGCTGTGAGAATATGAACATCACTGCCACGGATGCTCCAGACCTGTCCATGGTGTTCGATATGTCCTACATGTTTGAGAACTGCACGTCCTTGGACTGCAATCTCAATGCATGGGATGTCAGTACGGTCTACGACATGACCGGAATGTTCCAGGAGGCCTCGGCCTTCAATTCAGATCTCGATCAGTGGGATGTGAGCGGTGTACACCATATGGCTTACATGTTCGCCAGTGCAGATGCCTTCAACGGAGATATCAGTACATGGGATGTATCGAGCCTTCAGGATGCAGAAGGAATGTTCATGGTAGCCGCGTCTTTCAATAATGACATCAGCGCCTGGAATACGGCCAGTCTGACAGACGTGAGATTTATGTTCCAAGGAGCAGAGATGTTCGAACAGAACATCGGTGATTGGGATGTGAGCAATGTGCAGGACTTCACAGCGATGTTCAGCGGTGCAGTGGAATTCGATTCCCCACTCTACTACTGGGATATGAGTTCAGCTCAAGTGCTGACTTCCATGTTCAGTGGAGCTTCTAATTTCAATAGGAATATCACGGGGTGGGATGTTTCCAATGTGACCCACATGGATAACATGTTCACTGCGGCCACTGCTTTCAATCAGGATATCAGTTCTTGGGATGTGTCTTCTGTTGTGACATTCAACGGTACATTCATGTCTGCTGAGTTGTTCGATCAGAACCTCGGAGCATGGGATGTGGTATCAGCTACGGATATGGAAGATATGTTCCATTTGGCCGGAGTTGGCACTTGGGCATATGACCACATTTTGATGGAATGGAGCGGTAAAGCGCTACAATCTGGTGTGACTTTCAATGCGGGTAACTCCATCTACTGTGTAGGTGAGGATGCCCGTCAGAATATTATAGACATGCACGGATGGACCATCACGGATGGTGGTCCTGATCCCGATGTAGATTGTGTCACTTCAGTAGATGAATTGATGACCATCGATGCAAGGATCTTCCCGAGCCCGGCTATAGACCACATCAACATCCAGATCGATGAGGCCATTACAGGCCCGATGACTGTGAGACTGATCGATGCGATCGGAAAAGAAATTCTGACTTCAACTGTGAACGGACCTCAGACCCGAATGGACCTAGTCCGTGTGCCAGAGGGGTTCTATTCACTTGTGATCTCAGGAGAAGACCAAGTGTACCACCAACAGGTATTCATCGGACAATGA